In Candidatus Hydrogenedentota bacterium, the following proteins share a genomic window:
- a CDS encoding phage Gp37/Gp68 family protein, protein MATASRIEWTEATWNPVTGCTKISAGCKHCYAERMAKRLQAMGVPQYRDGFKLTLQEDALELPRRWKKSRLIFVNSMSDLFHKDVPLEFIQRVFAVMNECSQHRFQVLTKRPEIAASHASSLRWTPNIWMGASVENQRVLGRIDHLKQIPAKVRFLSLEPLLGPLPHLPLEGIHWVIVGGESGPGARLMKEEWVTDIQQQCVRAHVPFFFKQWGGVNKHRTGRILKGKSYSAMPA, encoded by the coding sequence ATGGCGACCGCATCGCGCATAGAATGGACCGAGGCCACCTGGAATCCGGTAACGGGCTGTACAAAGATCAGCGCGGGGTGTAAGCACTGCTATGCCGAACGCATGGCGAAACGCTTGCAGGCGATGGGGGTGCCTCAGTATCGCGATGGTTTCAAGCTGACTCTTCAGGAGGATGCTCTCGAGCTTCCGCGCCGGTGGAAGAAATCGCGCCTGATTTTCGTGAATTCAATGAGCGATCTTTTCCACAAGGATGTTCCGCTCGAATTCATACAGCGCGTGTTTGCAGTCATGAACGAATGCAGCCAGCACCGTTTCCAAGTGCTCACCAAGAGGCCGGAAATTGCCGCATCCCATGCTTCAAGTCTCCGCTGGACTCCCAATATCTGGATGGGCGCCAGTGTCGAGAACCAGCGTGTTCTCGGACGCATAGATCACCTCAAGCAAATCCCCGCGAAAGTTCGTTTTCTTTCTCTTGAACCTCTACTCGGTCCCTTGCCGCACCTCCCGCTCGAGGGGATTCACTGGGTCATCGTGGGCGGTGAATCGGGTCCTGGCGCGCGCTTGATGAAAGAAGAATGGGTCACCGATATCCAGCAGCAATGCGTCCGCGCACACGTGCCGTTCTTCTTCAAGCAATGGGGCGGGGTGAATAAGCACCGGACGGGACGTATACTGAAGGGGAAATCCTA